The genomic stretch ACTTCAAAAACAAGTTTCTGAGTTAAGTCGTGCTGATTCCTACCCTACCATGATTACAGAGGTTTTAACCCCCATTTTTTGTAACGACTGTCATTGGAATAAGGACTTCCCAATTGTTGTTGCtaatccaaatcaaagaattacTTCTTATATGTCTGGTTTttctttcgtttatacttatccctttactCTAGGATTTAAACCAGCCATTGACCCAGTAATTCTTGATTTTTGCCGTTTTTTCCAAGTTTGTTTAGCACAAATTGGCCCACTCGTTTGGAGAGCTGTGGCTTGTTAAGACATTTATCAAACAAGGCAAGTGTTGATTTTACTTTCCCTCATCTAATTCATCTTTACTCCCCCAGGCTCTATCGCATCGGTGTTTTTACCTTAGTAGCTTGGAGTAAAAGGGTTTTAGTAAGCCCAGAAGATGATAAGGATCGTGGATGGTATGCTCGATtcgttgctgcccccactgttggtttagtgggtgaagaAAATGTTCCTTTTactgagaaatggaattttgcacgtaagtcttttattcttctcgtacctttttctttcaattttgattttttttaaattttctctccCTCTCCTTTTTGTAGCAATCATTGGAGTTGTGGATAAAGTTCCCAACTTTCGTGATTGGGTAAACAAATTATTGAAGGTCGCGCCTATGGAGGCTAGGTCCTGGAAATCTATCTCCAATCAGTACAGTTGGAATGTGAAAACTCATGATAAGAGTTTTTTATATTTTCTCGTATGTAAAATCTTCTATTTATTGCCTTAATtttcatccttctttttgtcaggattttcAATTCGAGGCGTTTCTGCTGAAGCAGTTGCGGCCTCCCGAACCTCTACAGGAGCTCAACTCACTTTAAGGAAAGCTCAGGACATACTTGTGAAGAGGAAAACCGCTAAAGAAGATTACGAGGAGGAAGATGAAGATGGCTCTTTGATAAAGAGGAAAAGGGCTAGGAGACGTGTTATGTTCGATGATGAGGCTGAAGTCTCTCCCTGTGCCTCTTCTGCCGAGCATGTTCATCTCATCTCTGATGACGATGTTACCCCCAAGATATCCGGGAATCCACCGACCAACTTTTTGCAAGTGTTTTTGATAGTGGTGATCTCGGGCCTGTTTTAGATGAAGTACCTTTATCGACTTTTTCAGCACTCGTGCCTGTGATTCCTTCTTTACCGGACCCAGTTACGTCCGTTCCTTCTTCTACTACACTCACCTCTTCTCCGGCTCCTCCTTTGATTATTCCCCCTCCTATTGTTCATCATACTGAAGTTGGTTAGAACTACTGCCATGAGGAGCATGACTATTGAAGTTCCCGCCAATAGCATCCTTTTGAGAAAATCTGGTCAGGCAGAGGTTTGGCTTGAGCCTTTGATTGGCTCAATTGAAAAAGAGAAGATGAATAGTCATAGCTGCTTGACTTTGATGAACGACATTGTTCATGCCAATTTGAAGGTATTTTACTCCTTTatttaaaaaatttctttttctttttactctTAGATTCTTACTTTCCTTCTTTATTATTTTCAGGCCAACCTCATTGGTACAGAGTTGATGGGCAGAATTTCTCTTTTAGAGAAGGTGGCTCATGACTCTGAGAAAACAATTCTTGAGGCCGAGAAAGTGACTCGTGAAGCTCAACTAGAAACGGCTAACTGGAAAGGGCAATTTGATAGTGCACAAATTGctattgaagatatgcaagagAATAGGAGTATCCTAGAGCAGCAAGTGCGTGCATTTACTTTAGAATTGGCAGtggccaaggcttcttcaagccaagcAGTGAAGGACAAAGAAAGCCTTGAATCTTCTTTCTCAGATCAGCTATCTAAGGCAGATGAGGAGATTAAAGAGTTGAAAGCACTTCTGAGTCAAAAGGAGGTTTATGAGAAGGATCTTGCACAGAGATTGACTCAAACTCAAATGGACTTGAGGGCCTCTACTGATAAAATCTGTGCTTTGGAATGTTCCAATGCCTCTCTTCAAATCTCCTTCAATTccaccttggctgaaaatgaagaacTCAAAAATGAAATTGCTGTTGGGAAATAGACTACGAGCTTCTCGAGGATAAATTGGTTGTTGAGGTAAGTTGGACTTTTCTGAACTCTCGCCGTGATGCCTTAACCGATGCTAGCCAAGAGAACTTTAATTTATAGTCAGAATTGGCTAAAGTCATAGAGACTATTGAGAAGGCTCAACAACCACTGGACTTTCCATCTCCCGCAATTGAGGCTCCCGTGGCTGAAGCTCCCGAAACTGATGTAGCCTTGGCTCAAGTTCCTGAAGTTGAAGCTACCGTGGATCAAGCTCCCGAAGGTGAAGCTTCCGCGACTCTTGCTCACCTCATCGAGCCTGCTGTTTCAAGTCAAGTTGACACTGTGCTTGTGGCTGCTCCTTCTGATGTTGGCACCATTACTTCTGATGCTCCTGCCTCCCAGTGACCAGTTTTTATAACATaacttgtttttttgttttttttttctttttggaagaTAATGATCAAACCCTTAGTTTGTTTTTAAGGGTTTTTTAGAAGGAAAAAGTCCACAGTTCTTATTATGGGGCATCTATATAAAACAATTTTGATGACTAAGTTTATACTTAGTCTTTAGATTTTAAATATATTAAGAAGTTTCTATTACTTCTATTCGTTTTATTCCTGCCTTTTATTTTTAAGGACATAAAGAATATCTtgaatttttatcctttgaaaatgctctATGATTAATCTCATGACTTAataacatgagttttataaaagagggcacTTTTATattttcgacacttaatgaagaagacgtttcaacttcataatggtattataatacgatgaaagaaataggaacacacatgttttgtTTGAACTAACTTTGACAGGTTTTTATTTATGAACCTTGACAAGTttttgaataatactttacatgtatttggaTTACATCTATAGCTTTCttgtaactgtttttcttgtaacagatatttacaaaagaaaaataatacacaCAGGGTTTTTcctcataacctgtttcagtacatagtcattaCCCTAACTCCATGTATTAGGAAGGGTTTGAGAAGTGACTCCGTTGTTCTTATGAGAAAGAACACTATGATGAATGCCATAGCTCTTCATTGTCTTAATGGGAAAGAACACTATGATGAATGCTATGAATGCTGTAACTTCGTAACTTTTGCTCTGCACTTGTTTCTTCTAAgcttgattttttcctcaaatcTTTGCTTGATTTTTACACATATGCctgtgtatattatatagtccctcaagtgtttgagcgttgaaatttgaagcctcgagcacttgtttgtttctctcatcttggtccttttcctgaaaaagaaaaaacacaCGGGACTCGGAAggacgattatagatgaagactgcataacccattttcatttttattagaataattgtaaccctaggccaggaattttaggttactccgtgtgccttacaggtcgtgactcatcatttaatACGGGATAATTttgtgcctatcatctaaaatcgttagtaaaattaataattcaaaaataaaatttaaaatggttatacctgaccgtgggttttccttagaaatagtatctcttcaaatgaacagcattccaatATGAAGgcagtatcttgccatccattatTTCCAGTTCATACGCTCCTTTTCCTGCAACATCACAAATTATGTAGGGTctttcccatgttggacttaatttccctgaGTTAGTTACCTTTGTAGATTGAAagacctttttaagcacgaagtccccaattttgaagaatctgaggcaCGCTTTTCagttgtaatatcgttcaatgacatgcttttgtgctgccatctttattaatgcagcttctcttcttccctCGAGTAAATCAagattgacccgcatctcttcgCTATTAGACTCCTCCGTTGCATGCATGAACCGTGTGCTCGGCTcacctatctcaactggaatcaAGGCTTCGGCTCCGTAAACCAATGAGAATGGTGTTTCGCCCGTACTTGTTTTAgcagttgttcgatatgcccataaaaccccaggtaacacttcaggccagtTAACTTTTGCTTCTTGTAAACGCTTTTTCAAATTGTTAATGATAATCTTGTTTGTTAACTCTGCCTGCCCATTAaccactggatggtatggtgttgatgtaatccttttaatttgccagaTTTGAAAAAGTTCCGTGATCTGAGCTccaataaattgagggccattatcacatacgatctcctttggtacgccgaatcgacatatgatatttcgccaaataaaatctctaacttccttttctcgcacctgtttgaatgcgctttcctctacccatttagtaaaataatcagcgagaacaagcaaaaattttacctatccttttgcttgcggtaatggacccacgatatccattccccatttcataaatggcaaTGGTGCAATGACCAGATGTAACAATTCcacaggtctatgcatattgttaccgtacctttggcatttatcacatttggccacgaaacGTTCTGCCtattcttccattttaggccagtaataacctgccctaatcaaggttcttaccagtgatctGCCACCTGCCTGATTCCCGCAATGACCCTCGTGTACTTCTCTTATTGCATACTCTGTTTGCGAAGGTCCAAGACATCTTGCTAATGGACCACCAGACATTTTACGATATAAATTGCCTtgttttaagcagtaccgagcaaCTTTTCTTTGAAGCTCACAAGCCTTTTTCTTGTCATCAGGAAcagttccatactgcaaaaaaacaACAATTTCGatcctccaatcccatgttaaattattaaaatttatctCGTTAACATCAGGatcaagaactgaatgaaataaatgtatcactGAGGCATTTGCATCGTTTGCCACGTCGGCCGCaaatgcgagattagctaggtcGTTTGCTTCAAGATTTTTGTCCCTGGGATTTGTCtaattttccaatcttgaaattgttttatcaattcccgtacTTTTTCTAAATActgttgcatccttgcttccctggctatataagtccccagcatttgattaactacgagttgtgaatcactcttgattataatctgatttacgccaagttcccgtgccagttctaaacctgcaatcatagcctcatattctacctcattgttagttatggaatgacacttaatagcttgccgaatggtttcacccgtaggtggtaccaatactATCCCCAAACCTGCTCCTCTCACGTTAGagagccatcagtgaataaagttcaagttcTTGGGTTGGCTCCATTGAACACCAGTAATTCTCTTTCTACTTCTAACTGTATTCCCT from Nicotiana sylvestris chromosome 12, ASM39365v2, whole genome shotgun sequence encodes the following:
- the LOC138883590 gene encoding uncharacterized protein; amino-acid sequence: MTYKLDEDPSYPHVKQKKRKQGTFKNQIKSIEEIHDILSNKKEVQRLIGRIAALGRFISKSSEKCINFFSALKKQDHFEWNEECQQALRNLKTYLSNPPLLAKPKAGEKLLLYLAVSEVAVRVVLVREEQVLDPDVNEINFNNLTWDWRIEIVVFLQYGTVPDDKKKACELQRKVARYCLKQGNLYRKMSGGPLARCLGPSQTEYAIREVHEGHCGNQAGGRSLITELFQIWQIKRITSTPYHPVVNGQAELTNKIIINNLKKRLQEAKVNWPEVLPGVLWAYRTTAKTSTGETPFSLVYGAEALIPVEIGEPSTRFMHATEESNSEEMRVNLDLLEGRREAALIKMAAQKHVIERYYN